The following are from one region of the Chloracidobacterium sp. genome:
- the prfB gene encoding peptide chain release factor 2, giving the protein MGGFFDAPAKEAELAKLEAQISDPEFWNDSAAAQKVMGKRSRIEKALQQQKNFETGVSDAEVLFEFAAEDVDSAKELATLIGSLEKEVSAAEVQTLLSGETDTNNAICSIQAGAGGTDAQDFAQLLLRMYIRWAERKGFKVEILDEQSGSEAGIKSATFRVEGDYAYGLLSAEAGVHRLVRISPFNSGGSRETSFASMFVSPEIDENIEVNIEDKDLRIDTYRSSGAGGQHVNVTDSAVRITHIPTNTVVTCQNQRSQLQNRIVAMNVLRSKLYEIELEKRRADAAEHESTKLDISFGSQIRNYVMHPYRLVKDTRTKFEVTDVDAVLDGDIDGFIAAYLQFRRAGRAMSTDS; this is encoded by the coding sequence TTGGGAGGTTTCTTTGACGCGCCTGCGAAAGAAGCCGAATTGGCAAAGCTTGAGGCCCAGATCTCCGATCCGGAATTCTGGAACGATTCTGCCGCCGCACAGAAGGTGATGGGCAAGCGGAGCCGGATCGAAAAAGCTCTGCAGCAACAGAAGAATTTCGAAACCGGGGTTTCCGACGCTGAAGTGCTCTTTGAATTTGCCGCGGAAGATGTTGATTCCGCAAAAGAACTTGCAACGCTGATCGGCAGCCTTGAAAAGGAGGTGTCCGCAGCCGAGGTCCAAACGCTTCTTTCTGGCGAGACGGACACAAATAACGCGATCTGCTCGATACAGGCCGGAGCGGGCGGAACTGATGCGCAGGACTTTGCCCAGTTGTTGCTCCGAATGTACATACGATGGGCTGAGCGAAAGGGATTTAAGGTCGAGATCCTCGACGAACAATCGGGAAGCGAGGCGGGTATCAAGTCGGCGACGTTTCGTGTCGAAGGTGATTACGCATACGGTCTGCTTTCTGCCGAGGCGGGCGTTCATAGGTTGGTGCGGATCTCGCCGTTCAATTCCGGCGGCAGCCGTGAGACGTCATTTGCATCGATGTTCGTTTCGCCAGAGATCGACGAGAATATCGAAGTGAACATCGAGGATAAGGATCTTCGGATCGATACTTATCGTTCGTCTGGTGCAGGCGGCCAGCACGTCAACGTCACCGACAGCGCTGTTCGCATCACCCATATTCCCACGAACACGGTAGTGACGTGCCAGAACCAACGCTCGCAGCTGCAGAACCGGATCGTGGCGATGAACGTGCTGCGATCAAAACTTTACGAGATCGAACTCGAGAAACGCCGTGCGGACGCGGCCGAGCACGAGTCGACCAAGCTGGATATTTCATTCGGTTCGCAGATCCGGAATTACGTAATGCATCCGTACCGTTTGGTTAAGGACACGCGGACAAAATTTGAAGTAACCGATGTCGATGCTGTCCTCGATGGTGATATCGACGGATTCATCGCGGCGTATTTGCAGTTCAGAAGAGCAGGCAGGGCAATGAGCACAGATAGCTGA
- a CDS encoding SRPBCC domain-containing protein, producing MAIGPETRSHTHEESFDVAAERMFDLLITPSAIRQWWGASRAIVDARKDGIWTASWGEEDDPDFISSATLVEFDPPRRMSMKFGHYYAKSGSLPFKFADDALTSFEIETADDGCILRAEQTGFPCEPAADEFFAACELGWKNTFLGIRQYIANAGSDK from the coding sequence ATGGCGATTGGCCCTGAAACACGTTCGCATACCCACGAAGAATCGTTCGACGTCGCCGCGGAGAGGATGTTCGACCTGCTGATCACACCCTCGGCGATCAGGCAATGGTGGGGAGCATCGAGAGCGATCGTCGACGCACGCAAAGATGGAATTTGGACGGCTTCTTGGGGTGAAGAGGACGATCCGGACTTTATTTCCAGCGCAACGCTTGTCGAATTTGACCCGCCGCGTCGGATGTCGATGAAGTTTGGCCATTATTACGCAAAGTCGGGCTCGCTCCCGTTCAAGTTTGCTGATGATGCGTTGACGTCCTTTGAAATAGAGACCGCCGACGACGGTTGCATTCTACGGGCCGAACAAACCGGATTTCCGTGTGAACCGGCTGCAGATGAGTTTTTCGCAGCTTGTGAATTGGGTTGGAAGAATACATTTCTCGGCATCAGACAATATATCGCGAATGCCGGAAGCGATAAGTAG
- the lnt gene encoding apolipoprotein N-acyltransferase, producing the protein MIRRLRKKIAAERTGVLLALTSALLLIFAFPPFEWWFTAWFAFVPLLLAIERERESIFKSFVLGWLFGNVFFFGTCWWLTFAPINYAGFPRPLAYFLLFIVTSAAAIFPGIFAAATARLLMRYGSSAFLSVPFVWVFTEFARYWLTGNNWNAVGYSQAFSEPLIFVSKAGGVLLVSWFCIFVSSALLLVFSQRTLKQILVGSIPIGIWLAGILLLSFFVDSIRSIAKNDRSATVVALQPNVPMSGLTFEKWRELRLRHIDLAESALAESKGRPATDRRLPTIVIFPESPMNFMYEDDPETKSFIDGFAKKNNVSVLFNSAEPDRSNGKFFNSAVMVDQQGREVAQYDKIYLLPFGEAVPVPFESFVPVFVGSFSYGSEHDLFPLGDAKAGVMICFESHFGQLSREYAKNGADVIIEMTNDGYLGPTPVLRQHLANAVFRAVETNRPVLRVTNVGITAYINERGEVLDAAPVYTEDMRVWSVAKSDGSQTFYVKYGDWFAWLCSIVSLWLLGYTFFRRGRPSI; encoded by the coding sequence GTGATTCGCCGACTTAGAAAGAAAATTGCTGCGGAAAGGACGGGTGTTTTGCTGGCCCTTACCTCGGCGTTGCTGTTGATATTTGCATTCCCGCCGTTTGAGTGGTGGTTCACGGCGTGGTTCGCGTTTGTGCCGTTGCTTTTGGCGATCGAACGTGAGAGAGAATCCATCTTCAAGTCGTTCGTTCTTGGCTGGCTTTTCGGTAACGTGTTTTTCTTCGGCACGTGTTGGTGGTTGACGTTCGCTCCGATCAACTACGCCGGGTTTCCCCGACCGCTGGCTTACTTCTTACTGTTCATCGTGACTTCGGCGGCCGCCATTTTTCCCGGTATATTTGCGGCAGCAACGGCGCGTTTGCTGATGCGTTACGGGTCATCCGCGTTTCTTTCGGTTCCGTTCGTTTGGGTATTCACAGAGTTCGCACGGTATTGGTTGACGGGAAATAATTGGAATGCGGTCGGATATTCGCAGGCGTTCTCCGAACCTCTGATCTTCGTGTCAAAGGCTGGCGGCGTTTTGCTTGTGAGTTGGTTTTGCATCTTTGTTTCATCGGCCTTACTGTTGGTATTTTCCCAGCGCACTCTGAAGCAGATCCTGGTTGGTTCAATTCCAATAGGAATATGGTTAGCCGGGATCCTGCTTCTAAGTTTCTTTGTCGACAGCATTCGATCGATTGCAAAGAATGATCGTTCAGCGACGGTCGTCGCTCTACAGCCAAACGTTCCGATGTCCGGGCTGACCTTCGAAAAATGGCGGGAACTTCGCCTGCGGCATATCGATCTTGCCGAATCTGCATTGGCTGAATCGAAAGGACGGCCGGCGACGGACAGACGACTGCCGACCATTGTGATTTTTCCCGAATCGCCGATGAACTTCATGTACGAGGACGACCCTGAAACAAAGTCATTCATCGATGGTTTTGCTAAGAAGAACAACGTCTCAGTGCTCTTCAATTCGGCCGAACCGGATCGGTCGAACGGCAAGTTCTTTAACTCGGCCGTGATGGTCGATCAACAGGGCCGCGAGGTCGCGCAGTATGATAAGATTTACCTGCTTCCGTTCGGCGAGGCCGTCCCGGTTCCGTTCGAGAGTTTTGTGCCTGTGTTTGTAGGCAGCTTTTCTTACGGCTCGGAACACGACCTGTTTCCGCTCGGTGATGCGAAGGCGGGTGTGATGATTTGTTTCGAATCGCACTTCGGCCAGCTTTCGCGGGAGTATGCGAAGAATGGCGCCGATGTGATCATTGAAATGACGAATGACGGTTACCTTGGCCCGACGCCTGTGCTGCGGCAGCATCTCGCGAATGCGGTCTTCCGGGCGGTCGAGACGAACCGGCCAGTGCTGCGTGTTACGAATGTCGGCATCACTGCGTATATAAATGAACGCGGGGAGGTGCTGGATGCGGCTCCGGTTTATACTGAGGATATGAGGGTTTGGTCGGTGGCAAAATCGGATGGCTCGCAAACGTTTTACGTGAAATACGGCGATTGGTTCGCATGGCTGTGTTCGATTGTGTCTCTCTGGCTCCTCGGATATACGTTTTTTCGACGAGGACGTCCGTCAATTTGA
- a CDS encoding tetratricopeptide repeat protein, which yields MGDTVIILPFENTSNRPEFNWVGESFALSLSDLLRVPGLNVVSNSERKIIQQRLRIPLTSIPSLATSLRLARESGATLLISGRYNIVPAQDDVAATINITARIIRVIEGRFLSEELPDGRRITRDIALNDALGNLQTIQGQIAYQILYQRDKALPFSQNALIESANKVPARAFEAYIKGLLTQTPEIRENYFKNAIKLYADSGSDGAFADAALELGHLYLGQRKYAESIDSFERVVNTNQICREKAKGENKISQCNDESFAEASFYIGVIRWQQANYEQALGVLRPLADDLKITSVYNMLGAIAVEASRAEKKDQARAAALLTEGVDLLKKAAESAPDDSGIRFNYGIALYLHNDHLRAAEQLRAVISANARDGEAYYVLSKSLAELKDPTAAGVDNQARLMLTSGNRYAMLEREWGRTKGISEINLRVEQPQRRDFVSVVLSQRSSEQPQAPLNATEALLVQARTLYKNANDDEAMAVIRRILVSEPMSAESYLILGKIHLRRGDRDQAASAFKTALFWDNRLIDGHVSLGKIYLERGDCQQARTYAAAALEIDKENQDANGLQRQAARCSK from the coding sequence GTGGGCGATACAGTCATCATACTGCCGTTTGAAAACACCTCGAACAGGCCGGAGTTCAACTGGGTCGGTGAGAGTTTTGCCCTCTCACTTTCAGATCTGCTAAGAGTACCCGGACTTAACGTCGTATCGAACAGCGAGCGAAAGATCATTCAACAAAGGCTCCGGATCCCGCTGACAAGTATCCCAAGTCTCGCGACGTCGCTGCGGCTCGCACGCGAAAGCGGGGCTACGCTACTGATATCGGGCAGATACAACATTGTCCCGGCACAGGACGATGTTGCCGCGACGATCAATATCACTGCACGGATAATTCGGGTTATCGAAGGCAGGTTCTTAAGCGAGGAACTGCCTGATGGCCGAAGGATCACTCGTGATATCGCACTGAATGACGCACTCGGCAACCTGCAGACGATACAAGGCCAAATCGCTTATCAGATACTTTATCAACGCGATAAAGCGCTGCCATTTTCGCAAAATGCTTTGATCGAATCAGCTAACAAGGTTCCTGCTCGCGCTTTCGAGGCATACATCAAAGGATTGCTTACACAAACCCCCGAAATTCGTGAAAACTACTTTAAGAATGCGATCAAGCTATACGCAGATTCAGGTTCTGATGGCGCATTTGCAGACGCGGCGTTAGAACTTGGACACCTCTACCTTGGTCAACGGAAGTATGCCGAATCGATCGATTCATTTGAACGAGTTGTAAATACGAATCAGATCTGTCGCGAAAAGGCCAAAGGGGAAAACAAGATATCGCAGTGTAATGATGAGAGTTTCGCCGAAGCTTCATTTTACATAGGTGTGATCCGTTGGCAGCAGGCGAACTATGAGCAGGCCTTGGGCGTTCTTCGTCCCTTGGCAGACGACCTCAAGATCACAAGTGTTTACAATATGCTCGGAGCCATTGCGGTCGAGGCATCGCGTGCTGAAAAGAAGGACCAGGCGAGGGCTGCGGCATTGCTCACCGAGGGGGTCGACTTATTGAAAAAAGCGGCCGAATCGGCACCTGATGATTCGGGTATTCGATTCAATTACGGGATCGCCCTTTACTTGCATAACGATCACCTGCGTGCTGCGGAACAACTTAGGGCCGTGATCTCCGCGAATGCTCGTGACGGCGAAGCCTACTATGTGCTCTCCAAGTCGCTTGCCGAGTTGAAAGACCCGACGGCAGCCGGTGTCGACAATCAAGCTCGTTTAATGTTGACCTCGGGAAACCGCTACGCAATGCTTGAGCGCGAATGGGGTCGGACAAAAGGTATATCGGAGATAAATTTACGAGTCGAACAGCCTCAGCGAAGGGATTTTGTGAGTGTCGTTTTAAGCCAGCGTAGCAGTGAGCAGCCGCAGGCTCCTCTCAACGCGACAGAGGCTCTGCTGGTACAGGCGAGGACGTTGTACAAAAATGCCAATGACGATGAGGCGATGGCCGTTATTCGCCGAATTCTCGTCAGCGAACCGATGAGCGCAGAGAGCTATTTGATATTGGGCAAGATCCATCTTCGACGCGGCGACCGCGATCAGGCGGCGAGTGCTTTCAAGACGGCTCTATTTTGGGATAACCGACTAATCGACGGACACGTTTCGCTCGGTAAAATATACCTCGAGCGCGGTGATTGCCAACAGGCGCGCACTTATGCTGCTGCTGCATTAGAGATCGACAAAGAAAATCAAGACGCAAACGGACTGCAAAGACAAGCGGCTCGATGTTCCAAATAG
- a CDS encoding DUF1990 domain-containing protein: MFLLARPKYAEIEAYLAAAESTTFSYLDIGATQTHPPDGYVVDHNRVQIGRGFEDWDRAKHAVRKWKMFDLGWAELLFTDTPIEKDRIVAILVNHFGFYSLNAARIVFTINERSRFGFAYGTLTDHVESGEERFMVEINERTGEVWYDLFAFSRPNHLLAKLGYPLTRRLQRQFASDSKSAMLRSMEIIR; encoded by the coding sequence ATGTTCCTACTGGCAAGACCGAAATATGCTGAGATCGAGGCGTACCTAGCTGCAGCTGAAAGCACCACATTCTCCTATCTGGATATCGGCGCTACTCAAACGCATCCTCCAGACGGTTATGTCGTCGACCACAATCGGGTTCAGATAGGGCGGGGTTTTGAAGACTGGGACCGGGCAAAACATGCGGTCCGTAAATGGAAAATGTTCGATCTCGGATGGGCTGAACTGCTTTTTACCGACACGCCCATCGAGAAAGATAGGATCGTTGCCATCCTCGTAAACCATTTCGGTTTCTATTCGCTCAATGCAGCCCGAATCGTCTTTACGATCAACGAGCGGAGCCGCTTTGGGTTTGCTTATGGCACTCTAACCGATCATGTCGAATCGGGCGAAGAACGCTTCATGGTTGAGATCAACGAACGGACCGGCGAGGTTTGGTATGACCTCTTTGCCTTTTCGCGACCAAACCATTTATTGGCAAAACTCGGCTACCCGCTGACCCGCCGACTCCAGAGACAATTTGCATCAGATTCCAAGTCAGCGATGCTTCGCTCTATGGAGATAATCAGATAA
- the polA gene encoding DNA polymerase I produces MKRVFLIDSMSHIFRAYFAPMGARQEPLRNSKGQVTQAVFVFTNMLRKLINDERPDYIAAVFDTAAPTFRHDAFEAYKANREAMPEDLAAQLPFIVRVCEAFNLPILKYDGFEADDIIGTLAIKAAEKGLKAVIVSNDKDLCQLVRDPNIVAMRQNSNNMKRKVPVPPIEWCDEAWVERKFGVPPSKIIDLLGLMGDSIDNIPGAPGIGEKGALKLVLEYGSAIGAMENAAKVTHKTYRESLQNNQDLIRQSLELATVHCEVPIDLDLDRLKFREPDRSKAYELFRELEFNTLTKEFSDAATLFDMHEPAGGGERVEQIYQSIRTRTELDGLIRKLWENERFAFYVDDSNEAKWHSAFDKLPPLGVAISYSPGISAYIDLANFEGGAQAAYRQLADTFANPYLEKLTHDFKKNLSVLRKIGAEINSVTDDIMIASYLLDSGRPHHEIEFLAQNHLDAYPQNSNSEGFTASGWQAATRADWVFRLAPLLRKKIVADGLINVYTEIEIPVAPILADIETSGMKVDAEALHKFSEFISKELDALQLKIFSISGREFNIGSPKQVGEIFEELNIATGKKTATGQISTSKDVLAELAADYEIAQFIIDYRELDKLKATYADALPKMINTDGRIHGVLNQTVAATGRLSSTEPNLQNIPVRTELGQRIRKAFIPERGNKLISADYSQLELRILAHITKDPVMLEAYQNNEDIHAKTARLVFGATDEKDLKEKRRLAKIVNFGIAYAVEAFGLSQRVGISKQEARKVIDDYFATYKGIRAYMDRIPEEAREKGYVTSLFGRRRYFPGIKDRNFAVRSRAEREAINMPIQGTASDIVKIAMINVAKALRDSGLKTQMIMQVHDELLFEAPEAEVAAASEMIKREMESAAVLDAPLIAEIGVGDDWMSTK; encoded by the coding sequence ATGAAACGCGTATTCTTGATCGATTCGATGTCTCACATCTTTCGGGCTTATTTCGCTCCGATGGGTGCCAGACAGGAACCCTTACGGAACAGTAAGGGTCAGGTAACTCAGGCCGTATTCGTTTTTACGAATATGCTTCGTAAGCTGATCAATGACGAAAGGCCCGACTATATCGCTGCAGTTTTCGACACTGCGGCCCCGACATTCAGACACGACGCATTCGAAGCATACAAAGCAAACCGTGAGGCAATGCCGGAAGACCTGGCCGCTCAATTGCCCTTTATTGTAAGGGTTTGCGAGGCATTTAATCTTCCGATACTTAAGTACGACGGTTTTGAGGCCGATGACATCATCGGCACGCTTGCAATAAAGGCAGCTGAAAAGGGACTTAAGGCGGTGATCGTTTCAAACGATAAAGATCTCTGTCAGCTGGTCCGTGACCCTAATATCGTTGCAATGCGCCAGAATTCAAACAACATGAAGCGGAAAGTACCGGTTCCGCCGATCGAGTGGTGTGACGAGGCATGGGTAGAAAGGAAATTCGGTGTTCCGCCGTCCAAGATCATTGACCTGCTCGGCCTAATGGGTGATTCGATCGATAATATTCCCGGGGCACCTGGTATCGGGGAAAAGGGTGCGTTAAAGCTAGTCTTGGAATACGGCTCTGCGATCGGTGCGATGGAAAATGCCGCGAAGGTCACACATAAGACATATCGCGAGAGCCTGCAGAATAATCAAGATTTAATTCGGCAGTCGCTTGAGCTTGCTACAGTGCATTGCGAGGTTCCGATCGATCTCGACCTCGACCGATTGAAATTCCGAGAGCCCGATCGTTCAAAGGCCTATGAACTTTTTCGCGAACTCGAGTTCAATACTCTCACCAAGGAGTTTTCAGATGCAGCCACACTTTTCGATATGCACGAACCGGCGGGAGGTGGCGAGCGGGTCGAACAAATTTACCAGTCAATTCGAACACGAACCGAACTTGACGGTTTGATCCGGAAGTTGTGGGAAAATGAACGGTTTGCGTTTTATGTTGACGATTCGAACGAAGCTAAGTGGCATAGTGCGTTCGACAAACTTCCCCCACTCGGAGTGGCCATTTCTTATTCGCCCGGCATTTCAGCGTATATCGATCTCGCGAACTTTGAAGGAGGCGCGCAAGCCGCATATCGGCAATTAGCAGACACGTTTGCCAACCCGTACCTCGAAAAACTTACTCACGACTTCAAAAAGAATCTATCCGTTTTGCGCAAAATAGGAGCCGAGATCAATTCGGTCACCGATGACATAATGATCGCCTCGTACCTGCTCGATTCTGGTCGGCCCCATCACGAGATCGAGTTTCTCGCACAAAACCATCTTGACGCTTATCCGCAAAACTCAAATTCTGAGGGATTTACGGCTTCCGGGTGGCAAGCAGCTACGCGCGCGGACTGGGTCTTTCGGCTTGCGCCGTTGCTCCGTAAGAAGATCGTTGCTGATGGCCTCATTAATGTCTACACTGAGATCGAGATCCCGGTAGCACCGATCCTGGCAGACATTGAGACGTCCGGAATGAAGGTCGATGCAGAAGCGCTACACAAATTCTCCGAGTTCATTTCAAAAGAACTCGATGCCCTCCAGCTAAAGATCTTCTCGATCTCGGGTCGCGAGTTCAATATTGGCTCGCCAAAACAGGTCGGTGAGATCTTTGAGGAACTGAACATTGCCACCGGGAAGAAGACCGCCACGGGACAGATTTCGACCAGCAAAGACGTTTTGGCGGAACTCGCCGCCGATTACGAGATCGCCCAATTTATAATTGATTATCGAGAACTCGACAAATTAAAGGCGACATATGCCGATGCTCTTCCAAAGATGATAAACACCGATGGCCGCATCCACGGTGTCCTTAATCAGACTGTGGCTGCGACCGGTCGACTAAGTTCAACGGAGCCGAATTTACAGAACATCCCGGTCCGAACGGAACTCGGACAACGTATTAGAAAGGCCTTCATTCCGGAAAGAGGCAACAAACTGATCTCCGCCGACTATTCTCAACTCGAGCTTCGTATACTTGCCCATATAACCAAAGATCCGGTAATGCTTGAGGCCTACCAAAACAACGAGGACATTCATGCGAAGACCGCCCGGCTTGTTTTTGGTGCAACGGATGAAAAAGATCTGAAAGAAAAACGCCGCCTGGCAAAGATCGTCAACTTCGGCATTGCCTACGCGGTCGAAGCGTTCGGGCTCTCGCAGCGTGTCGGCATTTCGAAACAGGAGGCGCGAAAGGTCATTGACGACTATTTTGCAACCTATAAGGGCATCCGAGCCTATATGGACCGTATTCCGGAAGAAGCCCGCGAAAAAGGCTATGTCACGTCGCTGTTCGGCCGCCGAAGGTATTTTCCGGGGATAAAGGACCGAAATTTCGCCGTCCGCTCGCGGGCCGAACGCGAAGCTATAAATATGCCGATCCAGGGAACCGCATCGGATATCGTGAAGATCGCGATGATAAACGTTGCAAAGGCTCTTCGTGATTCCGGACTCAAGACGCAAATGATAATGCAGGTCCATGACGAACTGCTATTCGAAGCTCCCGAGGCCGAGGTGGCTGCTGCCTCCGAAATGATCAAACGCGAAATGGAATCTGCGGCCGTTCTCGATGCTCCACTGATCGCGGAGATCGGAGTCGGGGACGATTGGATGAGTACGAAATGA
- a CDS encoding pyridoxamine 5'-phosphate oxidase family protein, with product MNTLARSERTKVKRLPARGAYDQETIYSILDDGFICHVGFAIDGQPYVIPTGYARIGDHVYIHGSSASRMLRSLAEGIDVCVTVTHVDGLVLARSAFHHSINYRSVVVLGQAKMVEDPAEKEMALEAFTEHIIPGRWPEIRWPSELELKATTVLKLAIDEASAKVRTGDPKDDDEDYGMNVWAGVVPLSSKPGQPIRDSRLADEIDLPTYISEYLRK from the coding sequence GTGAACACATTGGCGAGATCCGAACGAACGAAAGTGAAGCGCTTGCCGGCTCGTGGAGCTTATGACCAGGAGACGATCTATTCGATTCTCGACGACGGCTTTATCTGCCACGTCGGATTCGCGATCGACGGGCAGCCCTACGTGATCCCGACGGGATACGCCCGGATCGGCGATCATGTGTACATTCACGGTTCGTCTGCCAGCCGGATGCTCCGAAGTCTGGCCGAGGGCATTGATGTTTGCGTTACGGTGACGCACGTTGACGGATTGGTCCTCGCACGTTCGGCGTTTCACCATTCGATAAATTACCGATCCGTCGTCGTCCTTGGTCAAGCGAAAATGGTCGAGGACCCTGCAGAAAAAGAAATGGCGCTTGAGGCATTCACTGAGCATATCATTCCAGGCCGATGGCCCGAGATCCGCTGGCCCAGCGAACTGGAACTAAAGGCAACAACAGTATTGAAACTTGCTATCGACGAGGCCTCGGCAAAGGTACGCACTGGCGATCCGAAAGATGATGATGAAGACTATGGGATGAATGTTTGGGCAGGTGTTGTTCCTCTCAGTTCCAAACCCGGCCAGCCGATTCGTGATTCAAGGCTTGCCGACGAGATCGACCTGCCGACCTACATTTCCGAATACCTGCGAAAATAA
- a CDS encoding ATP-grasp domain-containing protein — MKKHIVCIASEHKGNEFLEECQNADWHVTLVTRKKLLDEPWIWTALNDVKTVENEASVEDYVRVVTNIAGSRPIDRVVGLDEFDVTTAARVREHLQLGGMSYSNAIRFRDKYAMRRIADEAGIPCPDYICPLNADEINVFLDRVQMPVIVKPRHEVSAFGIRKCESKEQVWKVLKDLDERNNWRDHPSQFLVERFIDGDVYHIDSVVNEGKVVCAGVSRYGRPPFSVTHYGGVFTTSIVDYGSKERKELEKLNAKLLKAFGYENGVTHGEFLHSRSDGKFYLLEVACRVGGAYIANVLEHACGFNLWREWAKLSIADKDDPYKPPKLRKEYAGVALALSKDEVPDTSGYDEPEIVYRVKKARHVGLIFHSKRRERVLELLETYSQRISDDFLAIAPAKERYDD; from the coding sequence ATGAAAAAGCACATTGTTTGCATAGCAAGCGAGCACAAGGGGAATGAATTTCTGGAAGAATGCCAGAATGCCGACTGGCATGTGACTCTGGTAACGCGTAAGAAACTGCTTGACGAGCCGTGGATCTGGACCGCACTAAACGACGTGAAAACCGTTGAGAACGAAGCCTCGGTCGAAGACTATGTTCGAGTCGTGACGAATATTGCGGGTTCGCGGCCGATCGACCGAGTTGTCGGCCTTGATGAGTTTGACGTGACGACTGCTGCACGGGTCCGCGAACATCTGCAGCTCGGCGGAATGTCTTATTCGAATGCGATCCGTTTTCGCGATAAATATGCGATGCGTAGAATTGCTGATGAGGCCGGAATACCATGTCCTGATTATATCTGTCCGCTCAATGCTGATGAGATAAACGTCTTTCTCGATCGGGTGCAGATGCCGGTGATCGTCAAGCCGCGTCATGAAGTATCGGCATTCGGCATCCGAAAATGCGAAAGCAAGGAGCAGGTGTGGAAAGTCTTGAAAGATCTGGACGAACGAAATAATTGGCGCGACCACCCTTCGCAGTTTCTGGTCGAACGGTTTATCGACGGTGACGTTTACCATATCGATTCTGTTGTGAATGAAGGAAAAGTTGTGTGTGCAGGGGTAAGCCGGTATGGACGTCCGCCTTTTTCCGTGACGCATTACGGCGGCGTCTTTACGACGTCTATTGTCGATTACGGTTCAAAGGAACGTAAGGAACTCGAAAAGTTGAATGCAAAATTACTGAAGGCATTCGGGTACGAAAACGGAGTAACACATGGCGAGTTCCTTCACAGCAGATCGGACGGCAAGTTTTACCTGCTCGAGGTTGCTTGTCGGGTAGGCGGAGCATATATCGCGAACGTCCTCGAGCACGCTTGCGGCTTCAATTTATGGCGCGAATGGGCAAAGCTCTCGATCGCGGACAAGGATGATCCGTATAAGCCACCGAAATTAAGAAAGGAATACGCAGGTGTTGCTTTAGCACTTTCAAAGGACGAGGTGCCGGATACGTCTGGCTATGATGAGCCCGAGATCGTCTATCGGGTAAAGAAAGCAAGACATGTCGGGCTGATCTTTCATTCCAAGAGACGGGAACGAGTATTAGAATTGTTGGAGACCTATTCACAACGCATCTCAGATGATTTCTTGGCGATCGCTCCGGCTAAGGAGCGATACGACGACTAG
- a CDS encoding DoxX family protein: MLNKLMFGGETGLSFAANAGLTLLRIFTGIAMAFAHGIGKVPPQEGLIERTASLGFPMPTFFAWAAGLSEFAGGILLAIGLFTRFASFFIAITMIVALVGVHGSDPFATQEKAFLFLFIAIAFLLKGSGDWSIDSFLRR, encoded by the coding sequence ATGCTGAATAAGTTGATGTTTGGCGGCGAAACCGGTCTATCGTTCGCCGCAAACGCTGGCCTGACACTTTTGCGGATCTTTACCGGGATCGCGATGGCGTTTGCACACGGAATTGGCAAGGTGCCACCGCAAGAAGGACTGATCGAACGCACCGCATCGCTTGGTTTCCCGATGCCGACGTTTTTTGCCTGGGCTGCCGGGCTTTCCGAATTTGCGGGTGGCATTCTGCTCGCAATTGGTTTGTTTACTCGATTTGCTTCATTTTTTATCGCGATCACGATGATCGTGGCTTTGGTAGGCGTACATGGTTCGGATCCGTTTGCGACGCAGGAGAAGGCATTTCTTTTTCTATTCATCGCCATCGCATTCCTGTTAAAGGGTTCCGGCGATTGGAGCATCGATAGTTTCCTCCGCAGGTGA